In Streptomyces sp. NBC_00414, a single window of DNA contains:
- a CDS encoding helix-turn-helix domain-containing protein, giving the protein MAHSPSDVARLTAVDTARAARVLDEVRDATLSGQPGPLDPRPVIGESWTRMLRGGVDPDHDFRAGLLDHEEIERRRRDSPLRHVLPVLRQGLLSVADITHHIMVVADGEGRLLWREGSRPVLRRADGFGFELGADWGENVVGTNGIGTPAVVRRPVQVFAAEHFVRTHATWTCTGAPITDPRDGRLIGVVDISGPWESMHPSSLAWVDSVAKLAEARLRERHLASLDRLRSVAAPVLARITGRALAVDRDGWTAAVTGMPHLDRVALPAVLGTDRIRLPSLGLCSVEPLPGGWLVRVSDERCAPRGATRIELDLGQPRRWSVTVADGAGTWSHELSPRHTELLYLLALHRTGRSAADLADDVFGDPGRTVTVRAEMSRVRRYLGSVLEHRPYRFPEDAEVQVVLPENPLDLLPHSTAPGVLRSRVLPPRESWAQSRPITGYSA; this is encoded by the coding sequence GTGGCGCACTCGCCATCGGATGTGGCACGGCTGACGGCCGTGGACACGGCGCGGGCGGCGCGCGTACTCGACGAGGTGCGCGACGCCACGCTGTCCGGGCAGCCGGGACCGCTCGATCCGCGGCCGGTCATCGGGGAGTCCTGGACGCGCATGCTGCGCGGCGGCGTCGACCCCGACCACGACTTCCGCGCCGGGCTGCTCGACCACGAGGAGATCGAACGGCGGCGACGGGACTCCCCGCTGCGGCACGTCCTTCCGGTGCTGCGCCAGGGGCTGTTGTCGGTCGCGGACATCACCCACCACATCATGGTCGTGGCGGACGGCGAGGGCCGGCTGCTGTGGCGCGAGGGCAGCCGGCCCGTGCTGCGCAGGGCCGACGGCTTCGGTTTCGAACTCGGCGCGGACTGGGGCGAGAACGTCGTCGGCACGAACGGCATCGGCACCCCCGCGGTCGTCCGCCGCCCCGTCCAGGTCTTCGCCGCCGAACACTTCGTACGCACGCACGCCACCTGGACCTGCACGGGCGCACCGATCACCGATCCGCGCGACGGCCGGCTGATCGGGGTCGTGGACATCAGCGGACCGTGGGAGTCGATGCACCCGTCGTCCCTCGCGTGGGTCGACTCGGTGGCCAAGCTCGCCGAGGCGCGGCTGCGGGAGCGGCATCTCGCCTCGCTGGACCGGCTGCGCTCGGTGGCCGCGCCGGTCCTCGCCCGGATCACCGGCCGGGCCCTCGCCGTGGACCGGGACGGCTGGACCGCGGCGGTCACCGGCATGCCGCACCTGGACCGGGTCGCGCTGCCCGCCGTGCTCGGCACCGACCGGATCCGGCTGCCCTCGCTCGGCCTGTGCTCGGTGGAGCCGTTGCCCGGTGGCTGGCTGGTGCGCGTCTCGGACGAGCGCTGCGCGCCGCGCGGGGCCACCCGGATCGAGCTGGACCTGGGGCAGCCGCGCCGCTGGTCGGTGACCGTGGCGGACGGAGCGGGCACCTGGAGCCACGAACTGAGTCCCCGCCACACGGAGTTGCTGTACCTGCTCGCGCTGCACCGCACCGGGCGCAGCGCCGCCGACCTGGCCGACGACGTGTTCGGCGACCCGGGCCGCACGGTGACCGTGCGGGCCGAGATGTCGCGGGTGCGCCGGTATCTGGGGTCCGTCCTGGAACACCGGCCGTACCGTTTCCCCGAGGATGCCGAGGTACAGGTGGTCCTCCCCGAGAACCCGCTCGACCTGCTGCCGCACTCGACGGCGCCGGGGGTGCTCCGTTCGCGCGTCCTCCCACCCCGGGAGTCATGGGCGCAATCCCGACCTATTACAGGGTATTCGGCCTAG
- a CDS encoding GNAT family N-acetyltransferase, whose protein sequence is MSIAVTTWSLEQTSPADLLPAAAPDGDVRIVRAEVPSPEFSRFLYASVGGDIRWTDRLGWTYARWREDLERPGVETWVAYDRGTPAGYVQLEAQDDGAVEIVYFGLIPAFRGRRIGGHLLSYGVARAWDLADRLPGRARTKRVWLHTCSKDGEHAMDNYRRRGFKLFDTKVEEEPDVATPGPWPGAQVG, encoded by the coding sequence ATGAGCATCGCTGTGACCACCTGGTCCCTGGAGCAGACCTCCCCGGCCGACCTGCTGCCCGCCGCCGCCCCCGACGGTGACGTCCGGATCGTCCGCGCCGAGGTGCCCTCCCCCGAGTTCAGCCGCTTCCTGTACGCCTCCGTCGGCGGCGACATCCGCTGGACGGACCGGCTCGGCTGGACGTACGCGCGGTGGCGGGAGGACCTGGAGCGGCCGGGCGTGGAGACCTGGGTCGCGTACGACCGCGGGACGCCCGCCGGGTACGTACAGCTGGAGGCGCAGGACGACGGCGCCGTGGAGATCGTCTACTTCGGCCTGATCCCTGCCTTCCGCGGCCGGCGCATCGGCGGACACCTCCTCTCGTACGGCGTCGCGCGGGCCTGGGACCTGGCCGACCGCCTGCCGGGGCGGGCGCGGACGAAGCGCGTCTGGTTGCATACATGCAGCAAGGACGGCGAGCACGCGATGGACAACTACCGGCGCCGTGGCTTCAAGCTCTTCGACACCAAGGTGGAGGAGGAGCCGGACGTGGCCACCCCCGGACCCTGGCCGGGGGCACAGGTCGGCTGA
- a CDS encoding putative leader peptide: MSGTGIALVSRRHVDLGRMSSAICPVR; this comes from the coding sequence ATGTCTGGAACTGGAATTGCCTTGGTGAGTCGGCGGCACGTCGACCTCGGCCGCATGTCCAGCGCCATCTGTCCGGTCCGCTGA
- a CDS encoding nitrite/sulfite reductase encodes MAATPQDPAAATPRRKVSRHRGEGQWAVGHYTPLNGNEQFKKDDDGLNVRTRIETVYSKRGFDSIDPNDLRGRMRWWGLYTQRKPGIDGGKTAVLEPEELDDKYFMLRVRIDGGRLTTQQLRVIGEISQEFARGTADLTDRQNVQYHWIRIEDVPEIWERLEAVGLSTTEACGDTPRVILGSPVAGIAEDEIIDGTPAIEEIHRRVIGNKDFSNLPRKFKTAISGSPLLDVAHEINDVAFVGVNHPEHGPGFDLWVGGGLSTNPKIGQRLGAWVPLDEVADVHIGVLSIFRDYGYRRLRTRARLKFLVADWGVEKFRQVLEDEYLQRKLVDGPAPDQPLARWRDHVGVHRQQDGRHYVGFAPRVGRVDGATLTKIAELAEAHGSGRLRTTVEQKMIVLDVEQDRIDSLVAGLEALDLRVRPSTFRRGTMACTGIEYCKLAIVETKARGASLIDELERRMPEFDEPVTININGCPNACARIQVADIGLKGQLMLDDKGDQVEGYQVHLGGALGLEAGFGRKVRGLKVTAEELPDYVERVLKRFEEEREDGERFATWATRASEEALS; translated from the coding sequence ATGGCCGCCACCCCGCAGGATCCCGCTGCCGCAACGCCCCGCCGCAAGGTGAGCCGTCACCGCGGTGAGGGTCAGTGGGCCGTAGGTCACTACACCCCGCTCAACGGCAACGAGCAGTTCAAGAAGGACGACGACGGTCTCAACGTGCGGACACGCATTGAGACGGTCTACTCGAAGCGTGGCTTCGACTCGATCGACCCCAACGACCTGCGCGGCCGTATGCGCTGGTGGGGGCTCTACACCCAGCGCAAGCCCGGGATCGACGGCGGCAAGACCGCGGTCCTGGAGCCGGAGGAGCTGGACGACAAGTACTTCATGCTGCGGGTGCGGATCGACGGCGGACGCCTCACCACCCAGCAGCTGCGGGTCATCGGCGAGATCTCGCAGGAGTTCGCGCGCGGGACCGCCGACCTCACCGACCGGCAGAACGTCCAGTACCACTGGATCCGCATCGAGGACGTCCCGGAGATCTGGGAGCGCCTGGAGGCCGTGGGGCTGTCCACGACCGAGGCCTGCGGTGACACGCCCCGTGTGATCCTCGGCTCGCCCGTCGCCGGCATCGCCGAGGACGAGATCATCGACGGCACGCCCGCCATCGAGGAGATCCACCGCCGGGTCATCGGCAACAAGGACTTCTCGAATTTGCCCCGCAAGTTCAAGACCGCGATCTCCGGCTCGCCGCTCCTGGACGTGGCGCACGAGATCAACGACGTCGCGTTCGTCGGCGTGAACCACCCGGAGCACGGTCCCGGCTTCGACCTCTGGGTCGGCGGCGGCCTCTCCACCAACCCGAAGATCGGCCAGCGCCTCGGCGCCTGGGTCCCGCTCGACGAGGTCGCCGACGTCCACATCGGCGTCCTGTCGATCTTCCGCGACTACGGCTACCGGCGTCTGCGCACCCGCGCCCGGCTGAAGTTCCTGGTCGCCGACTGGGGTGTCGAGAAGTTCCGCCAGGTCCTGGAGGACGAGTACCTGCAGCGCAAGCTGGTCGACGGCCCGGCCCCCGACCAGCCGCTCGCCCGCTGGCGCGACCACGTCGGCGTGCACCGGCAGCAGGACGGCCGCCACTACGTCGGCTTCGCCCCGCGCGTGGGCCGCGTGGACGGCGCCACCCTCACGAAGATCGCCGAGCTGGCCGAGGCGCACGGCTCCGGCCGCCTGCGGACCACCGTCGAGCAGAAGATGATCGTGCTCGACGTCGAGCAGGACCGGATCGACTCCCTGGTGGCGGGCCTTGAGGCGCTCGACCTGCGGGTCAGGCCGTCCACCTTCCGGCGCGGCACGATGGCCTGCACCGGCATCGAGTACTGCAAGCTCGCGATCGTCGAGACCAAGGCCCGCGGTGCCTCGCTGATCGACGAACTCGAACGCCGCATGCCCGAGTTCGACGAGCCCGTCACCATCAACATCAACGGCTGCCCGAACGCCTGCGCCCGTATCCAGGTCGCGGACATCGGTCTCAAGGGCCAGTTGATGCTCGACGACAAGGGCGACCAGGTCGAGGGTTACCAGGTGCACCTGGGCGGGGCGCTCGGACTCGAAGCCGGCTTCGGCCGCAAGGTCCGTGGCCTGAAGGTCACCGCGGAGGAACTGCCCGACTACGTCGAGCGGGTCCTCAAGCGCTTCGAGGAGGAGCGCGAGGACGGCGAGCGCTTCGCGACCTGGGCCAC